A window of Loxodonta africana isolate mLoxAfr1 chromosome 3, mLoxAfr1.hap2, whole genome shotgun sequence genomic DNA:
ttgctttttaacgctttaatggggtcttttgcagcagatttgcccagtgcagtatgtcctttgatttcttgagttctgcttccatggatgttgattgtggacccaagcaaaatgaaatccttgacaacttcagtattttctgtttatcatgatattgcttattgatccatttCTTTATAATGAAACTCCTCAAAAGGGCTGTCTaatcccgcccccccccccctttttcctAAATCAGGCTTTAGCCCCGACACTCCCCTGGTGCTGCCTTTGTCCAAGCTGTCACTGACCTCTGTGTTGCCAGCCCCTGGGCTCATGTCTCAGTCCACCCTTTGGCCCATGAGCAACATGTGACACAGGTCCCTCTCCTCCCCAAAACTCTTCTCTCAACTTCCAGGGTGGGACACTCCCTGGGTCTCCACTATCTCGCTGGCTGCTCCTTCCAAGTCTCTTCGGGACCCCCTTCCCTGTCCTGACTTCCCTGAAGGCCCTGGGCTCTTCTCTGTCTGCCTTCCCTCCTTCTGTGATCCCACCCACTGCACTAGCTTTCCACGCTGTCTGTGCTTCCCTACTTTTATCTCTAGCCACACCTCTCCTCTTAATTCTAGACTTACGTGTTTGACTGTCTTCTCTCTGTTGCCCAGTAACCTaccggttgccgttgagttgattccaactcgtggctaccccatgtgtgtcagagtagaactgtgctccatagtgttttcaggggctgtgatttttcagaagtagatcagcagggcttccttctgagacacctctgggtggactcaaactgcccacccttcagttagcagccaggcacgttaattgtaccacccagggactccacatcaCCCAACAGATGTCTTATATTAATCTTATATCCAAAGTCAAGGTCCTGATTTCCATCCCACCTGCTCCTCCGTCATTCTCTCCTGTCTCTGTATATGGCAGCTCTGTGTACCTGATAGGTCAGGCCATAACCTTAGGATCGACCTTGAGTCTCTCCTTTAACATAGTCCTCGTCCAGTCCATTAGCAAATTCAGTTAGCCCTACCTTCAAAATACTTCTAGAATCAGCTACTTCTTTCCACCAGGACGCCTGCAGCAGCCTCCTCACTGGTCCCCTTGTTTTCCCTTACGGTGCAGCAGCTAGAGGAGGAACCCTGTAAAAATACACGGGTACTCTGCAATTTCTTTCATTAACAGGAGTGGCTCTCGAGTCTCCCAGTTCCCATCCCTGGGTAAGGAAGGAGGAGGCCAAGGGCTGAActtggaaagaagagaaaatgccAAATTAAAAGGATGTTTGCCCCTAGGAGTCCCCACGAAGCTAGTCAGGAGGACTTTGATCAAAGTTGAAGGCATCTAGGTCAGGCTGAAAGTTATAGTTTGTGCCTAGGCAACGGAGATAAAAGAAGAGTTCTggagagtaaaaggaaaaaaggtgAAGTTTTCAGAAACACCACTTTTTTCCTAAACTTTCTTACAGAGAAAAGTCCTGATATTAAAATTTGTGGCATATCAATAGTTTTGAAAGCATCTTATCTGTCCCAATTCTCCACACATTTCGCCAAAATATTTCTAATGGCTACCTAGACGTTGGCCGGTAGGAAACTCAGTGGAAGCTCAGAAGATACAAAGGATAACTGGcctatataaatatttgtaaaaatttTTGTCTTTCCTAACAccctaggcaaaaaaaaaaaaaaaaattcccaccaCAAAGTGAAATCAGCATTCTTTgaagcaaagaaaacaaataatttagctggtaaaatcaaaccaaacctgttgcccttgagtcagttctgactcgtggtgaccttacggGACGGAGTGGAATTGTCccttaggttttccaaggagtggctggtacatctgaactgccagccttttggttagcgggcaAGCCCTCTAGCTTTAACCgaaaaaccaaacgcagtgccgtcgagtcgattccgactcataacgaccctatagggcagagtagaactgccccatagagtttccaaggagcacctggcagattcaaactgccatccctttggttaggagctgtagcacttaaccactacgccaccagggtttcctttagctGTTAAAAAAAGTGGTTCAAATAAAGCATttgtttataaaaaacaaaaacatgggcACTCTCATTGTGTCACTCTTTGGCCCAGAACCCTCCAGGGTTCCCTGACCTCATCTCCTCAGCCCTCACCTCTCACTCTCTGCCAGCTGTTTGCACCTCCTTGCTGCTCCTCACCCATATCAAGCAGTGCCTTTGTACTCACTATGCTGTCTGCCATTGATGTTCTCCTTGGGGTGTTCATGCGGCTCCCTTATTTCATCAGGTCTCTGCTCAGGTGTTGGTTCCTCAGAGAGGCTATCACTGGCCACCCCTGCCCTGCCTCTCTTGGCTCCCTGACCCTGCTCTCTAACTTCCCAGCAGGCATCACCATCTATGTTGTGTCACGGAGTTCTTTGGTCCTTAGTTCATCTGTCCCACTGTATTAGAATGTAGGCTTCATGAGGGCAGGGGCTTTGTCTAGTTTACGGGTGTTTCTCTAGCACATGGAACTCAGGCACACAGTAGGGGCtctgtaaatattttttgaatggaCGGTTAAATAGCATCAGGATAGGCAGACACCGACTCAGTGAAAACAGTCCCAGTGAGTGGAGGTCACCTCCAGGTCAGTGTGAGGCATGGTGGGGGCCCTATGCAGGAGAACGGGATGCTAGGGCTGAGCATCCCTAAGCCTTGGCCGGTGGTCACACCACAGACCCCCGCCTGTCCCTCAGCTCCCCCTATGTTCTACCCTACCAGGGTCTCTGGACAGCACCTCTCCTGTCACCGGCAAGTCCGAGGCCTTCTTCTCGGAGCTACAGAACTTCCGGGAAGCGAACAAGGAGGAGTGCATCTCCAGCGACCCTGAGTGAGCAGGATGGGTGAGGAGTGGGCCAGGGTGGCTTGGGGACTCCCGGGCCTGGCCCGCTCACCCCTTTCACCCCTACAGACCCCAGTTCCTCCGCTTCTGTGAGAGCAGCGACGTGGATGAAGACCATGAATGTGAGTGTGTACATACATCTGGGTGAGAGGTGTATTCATGTATTCATACGAATACACGTGTGTATACACtgtataggtgtgtaattttaaatatatgcatgtgtatgtatgtccACGAAGGTGACTGTAAGAACATGCTTTGTGTTTGTACCTGTAAAGATGccagggtgtgtgtatgtgtgtgtatgcatgtttgTCACATGCTCACTGTTTTCACATGTGAGCATACGTGTATGTGTATGCCCTGGGGGTAGACCATGAGCCCAGAGGGGTTGCCGGGGCCCATGTGGTTGGGGCAAAAGGGGATCCAGGGACCTGAGGGCTCTAGTCAGGGTGTGGCGTCTCATGGGTCTCACAGGTGTGTACTGTTACCGTGTCAACCGGCGCCTGTTTCTGGTGCCCGCGGATCCCGGCACCCCCTGCCGCCTGTGCAGGACACAGCGGGGCCAGCGGGGCCCTGAGACCCTGGCAGAGCCAGCGCAGGTCAGGTGAGTGACCAGGGCCAGTGGGACACCTGCGGGCCAGCTACAAGTGGCACAGCACCTGAGTGGGGGGAGGCTCTGCATCTCCTCCCACTGCGTCCTCCCAGATTTGGGGAGGGGAGGATGGCACCTGGGGCTGTGACCCACAGTGGCCGGAGATGCCTGCATTGATGCCCACCGTGCCCCTCACCCAGGGTGAGCATCCCACTGTCAGTCCTGGAGCCCCCACACCGCTATCGCATCCACCGGCGTAAGAGCTTCGATGCCTCTGACACACTGGCCCTGCCCCGGGTGAGCATGGCGGGAGGTGCCATCACCATCTGACCTAGGTCACCAGCTGGATCCTGAGGCCCAGTGAGGGTCAGGGACCTTCCCAAGGCCGCACAGTGaggctgggctgggggagggcGGGAACCCAAGTCTTTAGAGGCCCAGGCTGGGAGGCAGGGTGCCCATGCCCTCCAGGATGAGTCTGTCTCATGTTGGGATAAGGAGAATGGGTCCACTTACTGAGCTCTTCTGTGTGCCATGTGCACCATCCTAGGTTTTTCTCACTGAGTCCCTCAGCAACCAAGAAGGCAGGTActgctattatccccattttccagatggggagactgaggcaaaGAGGGGCagggacttgtccaaggtcagccAGTGGCAGGTGCAAGAGCTGGGGTTTGAATCTGGCTCTTTCTATTTCCATAGCACCTTCCTATACATGCCCTTTTCTGTGTCCCCTGGGTAGGGGGTGGTCAGAGCCCCCAGCCGTGCTGATTGGGCTGGGGAGCTGGGTtgggaggagaaaaggaaaatcagtttactcttctacATAACACTGTTGGAATAGTGGGTGAGGTTGGCCCGATCAGGAAATTAACATGTCTCAGGTGCATAGGGTGGAGCCCAGCATGAAAGAAGTAAGTGCCCAGTTCCTGTCAGTGTCCTCCCTCCTCCCAGCTTGGGGCTGGGAGCACCAAGGGTGGGACGCTTGCAGGGTTAGGAAACAGGCTGGGGTAACCCAGTGGGTGGACCCAGGCGTCTGCCCTGGAGGTGCCTCAGTCTGAGAGGAAAGACAGCCCTTCCTTGGGAGAACTGTGAGTCTGAGTGAGGAGGCTGTTTCTGCTCAGGGGGTGCCTCCCACCTGATGGGGGAGACAGTCCCATCCTAAGGTATGTGCCCtgtcagcctctgccctgccccAGGTGTGTTTAACCCCTCGTTCTCCATAGCATTGCCTACTGGGCTGGGATATCATCCCTCCCAAGCCAGAGAAAAGCTCAGCACCCAGGAACCTGGACCTCTGGTCCTGTGTCTCCTCCGAGGCCCAGCATCAGAAGCTGTCTGCCACTAGCCCCACCCTCCTGGTATGGTCTGGGCCTTGTCCCTAGCCCTGGGTGCCCTGGGGAGGGACAGGTACCTTGGAGCAGGGCTGGGAACCATAGACTGCCCTTGGGGGAAGTGCTGAGGTGGGGAGTCCAGGGCCTGGAAGTGTTTCTCTGCAGGGCCCTACCCCTCCTGGGCCCAACCCAAGACAGTGCTTGAGGCATCCCTCAAGGCTCCACCCATTCCTTCTGGCTGTCCCACCCACCTCACCCTATCCCAGGAAGGTGACCCTGACCCGGATCCGGGGGGACAGAGGGGTGAGGCTGGCCCTGGGGAGACCTCTGATGCTGCCCTTCCCATTCACCATCCAGGCACTGCCAACGCGGGCTCCACCCCCTACCCCGATCTGGTTAGAACCCCAGGTCACCCGGCCCCGTACTCCATGGCAGAAGCAGTGAGGACTGACCACTTGGAGGAGGCATCCTCCTGGCATCCCCCCAGCCTCTCCCTTCTGGGAAGGGGGAGCCAACGAGGGAAAAGCCTCTGCCCAGTCTTGGCTGGAAGTGGACTTGGGCCCCACCCTCCTTGGTCGGGTAGGGTGGGTGGACCCAGGCCTGTCTGCTTCCTGGGAATGGGAAAGCTCAGGGGTATGTGGGTGTGTGAGGGGATTCTGTTATATGTTTGTAAATAAAGTTCTGTAAATAAAGTTCGGAGCTCTCTGCAGCTCCTCCTTCCTGCGTGTGCTGGGTCTGCCCTGCTGTTATCTGCATGCCCAGAAGACACCTGTTCTCTCAGCCCACCCTTCCCTTACCTGGGGGTGTCtg
This region includes:
- the MIIP gene encoding migration and invasion-inhibitory protein isoform X1: MMETEDLVQLRKLNLELLRQLWAGQDAVRRSVAEAASKSSRDSSSSHDAETPSLREMTSMASRASSPPSAHQDGTCDLAWPGRTSSLAVSLPPHKCQRQESLGPPRPRSAPLLVTLDLNDSELSAELGSPGPREALRSILTPRQSKPSKPRVTFSKEPAVPEWNWRLRPYLGYDWIAGSLDSTSPVTGKSEAFFSELQNFREANKEECISSDPEPQFLRFCESSDVDEDHECVYCYRVNRRLFLVPADPGTPCRLCRTQRGQRGPETLAEPAQVRVSIPLSVLEPPHRYRIHRRKSFDASDTLALPRHCLLGWDIIPPKPEKSSAPRNLDLWSCVSSEAQHQKLSATSPTLLALPTRAPPPTPIWLEPQVTRPRTPWQKQ
- the MIIP gene encoding migration and invasion-inhibitory protein isoform X2 encodes the protein MMETEDLVQLRKLNLELLRQLWAGQDAVRRSVAEAASKSSRDSSSSHDAETPSLREMTSMASRASSPPSAHQDGTCDLAWPGRTSSLAVSLPPHKCQRQESLGPPRPRSAPLLVTLDLNDSELSAELGSPGPREALRSILTPRQSKPSKPRVTFSKEPAVPEWNWRLRPYLGYDWIAGSLDSTSPVTGKSEAFFSELQNFREANKEECISSDPEPQFLRFCESSDVDEDHECVYCYRVNRRLFLVPADPGTPCRLCRTQRGQRGPETLAEPAQVSIAYWAGISSLPSQRKAQHPGTWTSGPVSPPRPSIRSCLPLAPPSWYGLGLVPSPGCPGEGQVPWSRAGNHRLPLGEVLRWGVQGLEVFLCRALPLLGPTQDSA